The DNA segment CTCGACATGAACCACTGTTCTGGCTTGTCATGAGACACATTTACATACTTTAACCTGTGTGGAACCCTGGTGGGCAGTAAGACCACAATCCCATTTGAAGAGAATCGATAACGACACCTTGTCATATGTTCCCGGTCTTCTTTCTTTACTTTTGACCTTTTTTAACCCCCGATCTCCCAGGTGGACATGAACTTCATGAAGAAGATCCCAGCCGGGGCCGAGGCGTCCAACGTcctggtgggggaggtggaCTTCCTGGAGAGGCCCATCATCGCCTTCATCCGACTGGCCCCCGCCGTGCTCCTCACAGGCCTGACCGAGGTCCCTGTGCCCACCAGGTACCAGGCACCTCCCCAAAACCTTCCCCTCTCACCTGGTGCTGTGTGCGCCTCCCtaaaccttccccccccccccccccctctgtcacctgacaggttcctgttcctgttgctGGGGCCAAATGGGAAGGGCCCCCAGTACCATGAGATAGGGCGCTCCATCGCCACCCTGATGACCGACGAGGTAAGAGTCACCTCTGATGACACGCTCTTGTTCCTCAGGTTTTAGCCTCGCTgtcctcccactgtctctctctcgccctctctctctcttgccctctctctctctcaacagatATTCCACGATGTGGCTTACAAGGCTAAAGACAGGAACGACCTCCTGTCGGGGATCGACGAGTTCCTGGACCAGGTGACAGTCCTGCCCCCGGGGGAGTGGGACCCCACCATCCGCATCGAGCCCCCCAAGAGTGTCCCCTCACAGGTGAGGCTGCAGCTGGTCCACGTGTGGTCCCGGCCACCCGTCCAGACGCCCCGTCCTGacgaccccctctctctctctctgtgtctctgtctctctctctctctcttcttctgtggtccttacaggagaagaggaaaatcccctctctccctaacgGTTCGGCCCACTCGTCTGACCTGGTCCAGAAAGAGGAGCACCAAGCAGGACCAGAGCTCCAGAGAACAGGGAGGTgggtcacactctctcacacactcacccacacacactcacccacacacactcactcactcactctcacacacacactcacacaatggtGCTCTAAGTCCCTCTTGAAGGAGAAGTGCGAGTCCAGCAGCTCATTATAGCAGCATTATGCAgagtgggtggagaggggagcttATTAAAATAGTTGCTGCTCTGACAAGCTTGGAGGGCTGCCCTGAGATCTCTCTTTTACGTAACCTATATTACGGCTGAACAATGCAGTCCTCTTTCATAATAGGGTTGCGAAATACAATATCGACCCCGGAGTACCTTGTAGAATGAACCGttttgtctctcgctctcccaatctctctctctcttttgtcgtGCTCTCTCTTTCAGGATGTTCGGGGGCCTGGTGCTGGACGTGAGGAGGAAGTGGCCGTTCTACTGGAGCGACATCCGAGAGGCCCTGAGCCTGCAGTGCCTGGCCTCGGTGCTCTTCCTGTACTGCGCCTGCATGTCCCCCGTCATCACCTTCGGAGGCCTGCTGGGCGAGGCCACCAAGGGCAACATAGTGAGGAAGCGGCCCCTAGCCCCGTCTCGTCCCCATTGCACATCGAGTCGTCGCATTACGGTGTCTGTAGTGACCCCCTATTCCCCCTGTGTTCCTCCAGAGCGCCATCGAGTCCCTGTTCGGCGCGTCCATGACGGGCGTCGCCTTCTCCCTGTTCGCGGGCCAACCCCTCACCATCCTGGGGAGCACCGGGCCCGTCCTCGTCTTCGAGAAGATCCTCTTCAAGTTCTGCAGGTGACACGGACAGGACGGCgcgtgggggggcggggggggtgcagtcgtgcgtgcgtgtgtctgacccccccccccccccccccccctccacctctgttcGTCTCCACAGCGACTACGggctctcctacctctccctgcgCACCAGCATCGGCCTGTGGACGGCCTTCCTGTGCCTGGTCCTGGTGGCCACGGACGCCAGCTCGCTGGTGTGCTACATCACGCGCTTCACCGAGGAGGCGTTCGCCGCGCTCATCTGCCTCATCTTCATCTACGAGGCGCTGGAGAAGCTCTTCAACCTGGGCGAGCTCTACCCCGTCAACATGCACAACCACCTGGACAACCTCACCTTCTACACGTAAGCGACTCCTCAGGGGGGGTCGCGGCAGGGTGGCTAATGAGCAGCGGCTCTTACTAAAGAGGTCGAGAGGCTTGTGGTGGTTCCCGCTTGAGGAGGCGGTTCTGTGGTTTAACGTGGTGTCTGGTCACAGGTGTCAGTGTTCCCCTCCGGACAACAGTACagcggaggtggagagggtttgGAACAGCAGTGGGTTCCCCTCCCAGTCATCTATATCCTGGGAAGAACTCGACGTCAAGGTTAGCACGTCGGTTTTCCCTAGCTTTTTATACacgttttggattttttttttcaattaatAAAGGGGTCATGTTTTTCTTACACCCCttatctctgtcccccccccccctcccttgtccGTTCAACCACCCAGGAGTGCTTGAGGCTCCATGGTCAGTTTGTGGGCGCGGCCTGTGGGCACGATGGCCCGTTCATCCCCGACGTGCTCTTCTGGTCCGTCATCCTCTTCTTCACCaccttcttcctgtcctccttcctcAAGCAGTTCAAGACCATGCGCTACTTCCCCACCAaggtccagcctctccctcacacttccCGGCGGTGCACCGCCATGTCGAATCAGAGAGCCCAAAGATTCGGAATCGCCGAGCTGCCTCACTTCTGAACTCTACAGACTTGGTGTGGTTCGTGGGTGacgttgtgtttttttgttgtccaGGTGCGCTCCTCCATCAGTGACTTTGCCGTGTTCCTGACCATCCTTATCATGGTCCTGGTCGACTACATGGTGGGAGTTCCCTCACCCAAACTCCACGTCCCTGACCGCTTTGAGGTAGACATTTCAGGGCCTGATGATCATCCCATGTATGTACCcgggtgtatgtgtgcgtcgCGTGGCACTGAACGCTGGCTGTTTTGGGCTCCACCTCCAGCCCACCTCCAAGAGCCGCGGCTGGTTGATCAGCCCGCTGGGGGGCAACCCCTGGTGGACGATGCTGGCTGCCGCGGTGCCCGCGCTGCTCTGCACCATCCTCATCTTCATGGACCAGCAGATCACCGCCGTCATCATCAACAGGAAGGAGCACAAACTcaaggtcagagagagggagagagagagagagagagagagagggagagagagggagagagagagagggagagagagggagagagagagagggagagagagagagagagagagggggagggagagagagagggagagagagggagggagagagagagagggagagagagagagggggagggagacaaactGAAAAGAGAGAACATACTTTTTGGaacacccccccactccctcatgCACCTTGTTAACTGAAGTTCTGTTGCATGCCTGTTTGCCCTCGATCCCCGACCCCACCCACAGAAAGGCTGTGGCTACCACCTGGACCTGCTGGTGGTGTCTGTGATGCTGGGCGTGTGCTCCCTCATGGGCCTGCCCTGGTTCGTGGCGGCCAccgtcctctccatctcccacgtCAACAGCCTGAAGCTGGAGTCGGAGTGCGCCGCCCCCGGGGAGCAGCCCAAGTTCCTGGGGATCCGGGAACAGAGGGTCACGGGGTTCATGATCTTCCTGCTCATGGGCTGCTCCGTGTTCATGACGTCGGTGCTCAAGGTGAGACGTCTCTCTGGCGTGTGGGGAACTTGCCTGTTGGTGGAACGGCTTTTGAAGCGAGGAAACCCTAGGGTAGTTCAAATCCCGTCGACGTCGACTTCGTATAGCCcttcttttttacattttttattacatgaaatgtcacagagggcttcacgttACGTTCATTGTCgtttgttctcctcctccccccctctccagttCATCCCCATGCCTGTGCTCTACGGGGTGTTTCTCTACATGGGCGTGTCTTCCCTCAAAGGCATCCAGGTACTCCACGGCCCCGTCTTCACAatcggtgtgggtgtgtgcgtgcatgtcttTCACCGGGAGCCTTATTaatccccccctttccctcccagtTCTTTGACCGTATCAAGCTGTTTGGGATGCCAGCCAAGCACCAGCCGGACCTTATCTACCTGCGCTACGTGCCCCTGTGGAAGGTCCACGTGTTCACCCTGGTCCAGCTCACATGCCTGGTGCTGCTCTGGGTCATCAAGGCCTCCGCCGCCGCTGTCGTCTTCCCCATGATGGTAGGGGCTCTCCCCCTGTCATTGTATGTGGAGGATGGATTGGTGTGGTGAAAcaatccctttttttttttttatgacaaagATGAATCTGATTGGCTTCTCCCGGCTGTCCTCCAGGTCCTGGCCTTGGTGTTCATTCGGAAGCTGCTCGACTTCTGCTTCACCAACAGGGAGCTGAGCTGGCTGGACGACCTGATGCCAGAgagcaagaagaagaaggaggatgacAAGAACAAGAAGGCCAAGGAGGTGTGTGGCATTCTGACGGCCGGGGGTTGGAGGAACACCGCAGTGCTGCGTCTAAACAGCAAAACGTTTGCTTTGCACAAGCGGGATGCTTCACGtgtacgcgcgtgtgtgtgtgcgcgtgcgcgcgtgtgctcctaatctatcccctctctctcctcaggaggCCCAGCGCTTGCTTGAGGAGAACTTGAAATTGAAACACTCGTACAGAGACGACGTCCTCAAGATCCCTGTGAAAGGGCTCAAAGTCAGGTCAGTCTGGAGAGGAGCACCCTCTTCTACCCAGTGAACAGTGTTTCCTGAACGCCTGCAGGATACCTTACCAAGCATACTCTTCGCCTTACCAAGCATTATAAAGCATTATAAAGCTTCAagtgcagtgagagagagaaatgtctcTGGCTAACGTcttgacctgtctgtctctaagcAGGTGTGACAGTATCGCGTCGGACACGTCCGTCAGGGTGGAGTAAAGTGGATCGGTCTGTCTCGGCCAATGCCCTGGCCTCGTTTTAACACAGCCCGCCTTCCATGAttaacatcccataataacctGAGTCTGGGCTGTCttgcctctctcgctctctcagacCTGAGTACTAGACCTACAGTATAGACTCGTTACCTGTAGTCCTAAAAGCTGGAGCCCAGCCTGTCTGCTCAGCTTCGGCAGATCTGGGCAGGTATGGTGTTTCAGTTTAGCGTTTCAGATTTGGATGCATGAACACAACCCGCTTTATCATACCACCAGCACCACAGCAACCATGTGAACAACTCGGTACCATGACAACCACTGTAACAACCTAAACCACACTGTATTAGTGTTGCACTAAACAGCCTTCAGTTTGACACTGGAAAGGGAgtactatactgtatgtgtcagCACATGCCTTGCATCACTGCCATCATTCAGACCTTCAGACTATAGACTGTGTAATAAAATGCAGTGCCAGAGTTGGCAGTAATTCCAAGATGATCTTTGGAATTATGTTGAAAGGATCTAAGCACACATCGTGCTTGGACGTGAAGTCAACACTGGGAAACTGTCAgtctttctgtatgtgtgtgtgtgtgttttttcctcATCAGAAAGCAGACTGACAGTGTGCTtcccatcctgtgtgtgtggcttatgCAGCTGAGattgctgtggtgtgtgtttttcctgCAGTTTGGATCCATCTGTGGTAAACATTTCTGATGAAATGGCCAAAACTGCTATGTGGAAAGCTGTTGCCATGAACTCTGACAGTGCCAAAGCTCTGAAACCCAGCGCAAGGTAGCTATGACTCCTGGAACTCACTgggtttttgtctccttgcttcATTTGACTTcttgccccccaaaaaacaaaccCTTTCCCTTCCCTCTGTCCTTGCATAGGTTTGGGGTTGTC comes from the Osmerus eperlanus chromosome 7, fOsmEpe2.1, whole genome shotgun sequence genome and includes:
- the slc4a7 gene encoding sodium bicarbonate cotransporter 3 isoform X2; this encodes MEQEMSEQMRPLLTSGNDDEAVVDLGKTSSTIHTNFEKEELESHRAVYVGVHVPLGRESKRRHRHRGHKHHRKRRDRSSERDEGRDSPTCNTPSQRVQFILGTEDDDEEHIPHDLFTELDELSFREGHVYEWKETARWLKFEEDVEDGGERWSKPYVATLSLHSLFELRSCILNGTVLLDMRASSIEEIADMVIDSMVASEQLEEEQREKVREAMLKRHHHQNEKKLSNRIPLVRSFADIGKKHSDPYLLERNGLLASPQSAPGNLESSKPSEARINGSSSRENSTVDFSKVDMNFMKKIPAGAEASNVLVGEVDFLERPIIAFIRLAPAVLLTGLTEVPVPTRFLFLLLGPNGKGPQYHEIGRSIATLMTDEIFHDVAYKAKDRNDLLSGIDEFLDQVTVLPPGEWDPTIRIEPPKSVPSQEKRKIPSLPNGSAHSSDLVQKEEHQAGPELQRTGRMFGGLVLDVRRKWPFYWSDIREALSLQCLASVLFLYCACMSPVITFGGLLGEATKGNISAIESLFGASMTGVAFSLFAGQPLTILGSTGPVLVFEKILFKFCSDYGLSYLSLRTSIGLWTAFLCLVLVATDASSLVCYITRFTEEAFAALICLIFIYEALEKLFNLGELYPVNMHNHLDNLTFYTCQCSPPDNSTAEVERVWNSSGFPSQSSISWEELDVKECLRLHGQFVGAACGHDGPFIPDVLFWSVILFFTTFFLSSFLKQFKTMRYFPTKVRSSISDFAVFLTILIMVLVDYMVGVPSPKLHVPDRFEPTSKSRGWLISPLGGNPWWTMLAAAVPALLCTILIFMDQQITAVIINRKEHKLKKGCGYHLDLLVVSVMLGVCSLMGLPWFVAATVLSISHVNSLKLESECAAPGEQPKFLGIREQRVTGFMIFLLMGCSVFMTSVLKFIPMPVLYGVFLYMGVSSLKGIQFFDRIKLFGMPAKHQPDLIYLRYVPLWKVHVFTLVQLTCLVLLWVIKASAAAVVFPMMVLALVFIRKLLDFCFTNRELSWLDDLMPESKKKKEDDKNKKAKEEAQRLLEENLKLKHSYRDDVLKIPVKGLKVSLDPSVVNISDEMAKTAMWKAVAMNSDSAKALKPSASQEKVSCVKINLEGEHGDKVVDVETSL
- the slc4a7 gene encoding sodium bicarbonate cotransporter 3 isoform X1 — encoded protein: MQDFWGDIVNLRTTRTAQPVLGNDDEAVVDLGKTSSTIHTNFEKEELESHRAVYVGVHVPLGRESKRRHRHRGHKHHRKRRDRSSERDEGRDSPTCNTPSQRVQFILGTEDDDEEHIPHDLFTELDELSFREGHVYEWKETARWLKFEEDVEDGGERWSKPYVATLSLHSLFELRSCILNGTVLLDMRASSIEEIADMVIDSMVASEQLEEEQREKVREAMLKRHHHQNEKKLSNRIPLVRSFADIGKKHSDPYLLERNGLLASPQSAPGNLESSKPSEARINGSSSRENSTVDFSKVDMNFMKKIPAGAEASNVLVGEVDFLERPIIAFIRLAPAVLLTGLTEVPVPTRFLFLLLGPNGKGPQYHEIGRSIATLMTDEIFHDVAYKAKDRNDLLSGIDEFLDQVTVLPPGEWDPTIRIEPPKSVPSQEKRKIPSLPNGSAHSSDLVQKEEHQAGPELQRTGRMFGGLVLDVRRKWPFYWSDIREALSLQCLASVLFLYCACMSPVITFGGLLGEATKGNISAIESLFGASMTGVAFSLFAGQPLTILGSTGPVLVFEKILFKFCSDYGLSYLSLRTSIGLWTAFLCLVLVATDASSLVCYITRFTEEAFAALICLIFIYEALEKLFNLGELYPVNMHNHLDNLTFYTCQCSPPDNSTAEVERVWNSSGFPSQSSISWEELDVKECLRLHGQFVGAACGHDGPFIPDVLFWSVILFFTTFFLSSFLKQFKTMRYFPTKVRSSISDFAVFLTILIMVLVDYMVGVPSPKLHVPDRFEPTSKSRGWLISPLGGNPWWTMLAAAVPALLCTILIFMDQQITAVIINRKEHKLKKGCGYHLDLLVVSVMLGVCSLMGLPWFVAATVLSISHVNSLKLESECAAPGEQPKFLGIREQRVTGFMIFLLMGCSVFMTSVLKFIPMPVLYGVFLYMGVSSLKGIQFFDRIKLFGMPAKHQPDLIYLRYVPLWKVHVFTLVQLTCLVLLWVIKASAAAVVFPMMVLALVFIRKLLDFCFTNRELSWLDDLMPESKKKKEDDKNKKAKEEAQRLLEENLKLKHSYRDDVLKIPVKGLKVSLDPSVVNISDEMAKTAMWKAVAMNSDSAKALKPSASQEKVSCVKINLEGEHGDKVVDVETSL